GATTTTGAGGACACAAATTTACCTCGAGGCTACTCTTcccgaagaagaaagggaaaGACTTTTGGCACGTCCTTTGGTTAAAAGGTTGGATCACATCTACTACAAATCAACCTCGCTGATTAGCATAATCGAGAGCAACGCTTGGAAAAGTCTGCCATCTAATTTCACTTCCAGTTATGTTCCTTTCAATGGTATCGCCGATGACAAGTATGTCACGAACCTAGTTGGAACATTAGCTGACAGTTTACGCAAACATAAGAATGGTGGGTTACGGAAGCGTGCCGTGCTTTATCAAGTGTACTTCACTGCCTTGAATATTGATTTCAGCACCGCCAAAGATATGTTGATTGAATCGAAAGTTCAGACCTATATCAACAATTCTGATCCTTCCCTGCAAATTCTATTCAACAGAGTGGTTGTGCAACTTGGTTTGGCAGCATTTAAACTATGCTTGATTGAAGACTGTCATCAGGTTCTAAACGAATTGCTAGCAAGCTCGCATTTGCGCGAGATCCTCGGTCAACAAACATTGCAAAGGATCTCGGCTAATGTGGGATCGTCAACTAGTGCAGATGAACGTGAACAACTGTGCTTGCCTTACCATCAACATATCAACCTAGATCTAATCGATCTTGTTTTCATGACATGCTCGCTTTTGATAGAAGTACCCCAGATGACGGCATTCTATTCGGGCATCAAAGTGAAAAGAATTCCCTACTCCCAGAAATCCATTCGCCGCGCCTTAGAGCACTATGATAAATCGGCATTCCAGGGGCCACCGGAGACACTGAGAGACTATGTTTTGCATGCTGCTAAGTCGATGCAGAAGGGTGATTGGAAAAAGTGTAACTTTTACTTGAGGTCCATCCCTACATGGAAGTTGTTATCCAATGCAGACACTGTGTTGGAGAGCCTTGCCGAGAGGGTTCAAATCGGATCATTGAAAACATTCTTTTTCACTTATAAGAGGTTCTACGACAAAATTTCTTTGAGCAAACTATCAGAACTCTTTAACGTTCCACAGGAAAAGGTCGTGGAGATTATGGAGTTTGTCATTGCAGAATATGACATTGACGCTAGATTGGACGGAAACAAGAGCACCGTTATTGTTGAAGGCGACGAAATAACTAAATTGGAAGAGGTCGCcttgaaattgaacaagGAAGTAAAAATTGCAAAAGAACGCTTGAACCCAACCGCTGGTCGTCGTTAATTTTAGTGATGATTCTCTGTCCAGATTCTACTGCTTCTCAGAGGCTCTCATGGTTGCATACCTGTACATTATATCTCTCAAATGAGTTGCGCAAATATATATCTGAATATGTACGACGAAAGAGTTCGTTATTTGATGCCTAGTTAGACAGAGGAATGCATGTTCTGACTATTCGTAACAGCAACCCACAATTTTGACATGCGTCATTGCTTAGCATACTGCAAATTCAAATTCCTTCTGATTGAAGCCGAAGTGTTTTTCGGCTCAATAAATATTAAATGTAATCTAAGATGCTAAGACAAATTAATTACGATTCAATTAAAATCGGCCTCGGTTAAACCAGATCTGTTACACATTTCCCTGAAGATGCCGTCGGTTCTTTCATAAAGAGCTTTAGGCGTATCAAGCTCTGCAATCTCACCTTTGTCAAGTACAAGGATTCGGTCATAGGACAAAATGGTCTTTAGACGGTGAGCGATACAAAGAATGGTACAGTTTCCGAAGGATGCCGAGATTCGCGATTGAATTTTGTTATCAGTTTCATAATCAACTGATGAGGTCGCTTCATCCAAAATTAAAATCTTAGATTGACGAACAAGTGCTCTAGCCAAAGCAAGCAATTGTCTCTCCCCTAGCGAGAAATTGCttccctcttcttccaccTTCTGATCCAAATGGAATTTGTGCAAATTTGACAGCGACCCGCTTTCGTCGGGTTTTTGTTTCTGCACGACATCCAGTTCCGCCGCAGTGATTATGCCTCCGTTGACCAAGGCCTCCCAAAGCTTATCATCAGaactttcttggaaagGATCTAAATTCTTTCTGATCGTGCCCCTGAAAAGCACAGGATCTTGGGGAATGATCGAAAGCTTGCGTCGTAGATCATAAAGACCTATCTTGCTAATATCGATTCCGTCAATTAAGATTCTACCATCTGCCAACTCATTGATCCTATAAAGTGCACTCATGATCGTTGATTTACCAGCACCTGTGCGTCCACATATTCCTATCTTTTCTCCTCTTTTGATCTGCAAGTTTAGATTATGCAAAACAACTGGCAATCCAGGCCTGTACGCAAAAGATACTTCTTCGAAGATAATCTCGCCCTCAGAAGGCCAATTTTCCGGAGGAGAACTTTCAGGGATCTTGTAGTCGGCCTCCAACGGCAAATCCGTTGCATAGGCGACCAACCTCTCCGCACTGTTCATGTCATTCTCTGTTTGAGTAAAAGCTCTTAGGATGGTGTTCAAAAGACCTGGGAGCTGTAAAACATAGGTCAACAAGACACCAGTCGATGCAGCTGAAATATGAAATTGTCGCGTAACACAAAGTAGAGTAATTATCAGGGCAAACGCTATAGCGACCATATCCAAAAAGATAGCGACCCACCTCTGGAGGGCAACCACCAAGTATCCCGCTTCATTCGTtttgttgatcaaaaagTCAGTTTTAACAAGGAACCTTTCTTGGTTCCGGTAAGCTTTTATTGTATCCATGCCCCCAAGCACCTCATTGAAATTATTGTAAACAAAAGAGCGTTGCACAGCTTCCAGTCTCTTAACCTCTCTACCAGTGGCCTGATAGTGATTTGCAATAAGAACAAAGAATAGCACTAGAAAGGGTACCGCAATAGCGAACCAAGGCAGGTAAACAATGCACAGAACACATACCCCTACAATATTCGCGAATTGGGTCATGAACAAACGCAGTGATTCCATCAACTCGTTATCTAAGCTGTCCGTGTCCTTGGTGAAACGATTGAGAATTCTACCGATCGGTGTAGTATCAAGATAGGCCATAGATGTATGCAAAATTCTGCCAACTGCTTGCAAGTTCAATCTTTTAGAAGCTCGAACCCCCATATAACAAAGCATTGTGAATTGGCCAGTCATGAAAAGAAACCCGCCAAAGACGAAAAATGAGTATAAACCCATGTAGAAACTTGCTGATCTATTGGCGAACTTCTGTTCTGTCCAGTAAGAC
Above is a genomic segment from Torulaspora globosa chromosome 1, complete sequence containing:
- the NIP1 gene encoding translation initiation factor eIF3 core subunit c (ancestral locus Anc_5.9), whose protein sequence is MSRFFAANYDYDSASSSSEEDLLSSSDEESLNSSLSEGEEESDDSFFNDSESESDIDSDDSEGRPYGPDWFKKAEFRKGGTNKFLKGANYSDSESEDEGKKVVKSAKEKLLDEMQAVYSSIENAEMTQDWVTILAELDNISRLLIRAQQQNYGTPNIFIKVLAQIEDAVTDAEQADIKNKAVARAYNTTKQRVRKVARENEGLLAKFRENPESFDKENTADLGAEDREATPIFGKKGINLSSLATASSEVGFFSALRIVLDTRGKKSVDQYGLIKTMQELLEIAKTPYETIMAYLTLIPIRFDASANLSYQPIEQWKAAYSETLRLLEILNEHIDTYQVSELAERNEFIEDEPQADANGVKKILGSVFSFVERLDDEFNKSLLNTDPHSSDYLVRLRDEQLIYNLILRTQIYLEATLPEEERERLLARPLVKRLDHIYYKSTSLISIIESNAWKSLPSNFTSSYVPFNGIADDKYVTNLVGTLADSLRKHKNGGLRKRAVLYQVYFTALNIDFSTAKDMLIESKVQTYINNSDPSLQILFNRVVVQLGLAAFKLCLIEDCHQVLNELLASSHLREILGQQTLQRISANVGSSTSADEREQLCLPYHQHINLDLIDLVFMTCSLLIEVPQMTAFYSGIKVKRIPYSQKSIRRALEHYDKSAFQGPPETLRDYVLHAAKSMQKGDWKKCNFYLRSIPTWKLLSNADTVLESLAERVQIGSLKTFFFTYKRFYDKISLSKLSELFNVPQEKVVEIMEFVIAEYDIDARLDGNKSTVIVEGDEITKLEEVALKLNKEVKIAKERLNPTAGRR